AACGTCACCAAGCCCGTTGTGGGCTACGTGGCCGGCTTCACCGCTCCCGAAGGCAAGACCATGGGCCACGCCGGCGCCATCGTCTCCGGTTCCGCAGGAACCGCGCAGGCCAAGAAGGAAGCCCTTGAAGCTGCGGGCGTCAAGGTCGGCAAGACGCCGTCCGAGACCGCCACCCTGCTGCGCGAAGTCTACGCAGCCCTCTAGTACACGCACGCAACGCCCCCGTCGGCCGGAATTCCTCCGGACGACGGGGGTTTTTGTGCGCTTGGATATAAGCAGAAAGAAACTGATGTCTCCAACTCTTTCCCCCGGGACGGTCGCGAAACCGGTCGGGAACCGCCACCGCGGCGCGCTGGGCCGCGCCTCCTGGATTGCCACGCTGGGCGGGTTCCTGTTCGGCTATGACACCGGGGTCATCAACGGGGCGCTGCCCTTCATGCAGGCGGACCTCGGGCTGACACCGTTCACCGAAGGCCTGATCACCTCCAGCCTGCTCTTCGGGGCGGCCTTCGGCGCGCTGGTTGCCGGCCACCTCGCCGACCGCTTCGGCCGCCGCCGGCTGCTGATGGCGCTGGCCGTGGTTTTCCTGGCCGGAGCCCTCGGGACCGCCGTTGCTCCCTCCATCGGGCTGATGGTCGTCGCTCGCGTGGTGCTGGGCCTGGCCGTGGGCGGCGCGTCCGCCGTCGTGCCCATGTTCCTGTCCGAAATTGCGCCCGCCGCCCGGCGCGGACAAATGGTGACCCGGGACCAGCTGATGATCGTCACCGGCCAGCTGGCGGCCTTCACCACCAATGCCGTGATCGGCAATGTGTGGGGCGACGAGAACCATATCTGGCGCTGGATGCTGGCGGTCGCCACGCTCCCGGCCATCGCGCTGTGGATCGGCATGAAGTTTGTGCCGGAGAGCCCGCGCTGGCTCGCCGCGCAGGGCAGGTACCCGCAGATGATGGCGGTGCTGCAGAAAATCCGCAGCTCGGAGGACGCGCAAACGGAGTACGACGACGTCCGTGCCCTGGCCAGCCATGAAACCACCCGCCACGGGTCGCTGAAGGACTTCGCCGAACCATGGCTGTTCCGGGTGCTGCTGATCGGCATGGGCATGTCGGTGGTTCAGCAAATCACCGGCGTCAACGCGATCGTGTACTACGGCACGCAGATCCTGGCCGACGCCGGTTTCGGCACCGAGGCCGCGCTGACCGCGAACATCGCCAACGGCGTGGTGTCGGTAGCCGCGGCGATCCTGGGGATTTGGCTGCTGGGCAAGGTGGGCCGCCGGCCCATGCTCATCACCGGACTGATCGGTACGTCAACGACGCTGCTGCTGATCGGCGTCGCCTCCCTGACC
This genomic interval from Arthrobacter sp. zg-Y820 contains the following:
- a CDS encoding sugar porter family MFS transporter; translated protein: MSPTLSPGTVAKPVGNRHRGALGRASWIATLGGFLFGYDTGVINGALPFMQADLGLTPFTEGLITSSLLFGAAFGALVAGHLADRFGRRRLLMALAVVFLAGALGTAVAPSIGLMVVARVVLGLAVGGASAVVPMFLSEIAPAARRGQMVTRDQLMIVTGQLAAFTTNAVIGNVWGDENHIWRWMLAVATLPAIALWIGMKFVPESPRWLAAQGRYPQMMAVLQKIRSSEDAQTEYDDVRALASHETTRHGSLKDFAEPWLFRVLLIGMGMSVVQQITGVNAIVYYGTQILADAGFGTEAALTANIANGVVSVAAAILGIWLLGKVGRRPMLITGLIGTSTTLLLIGVASLTMAEGTARGFVVLSLTVLFLAFQQGSISPVTWLMIAEVFPLRVRGLGMGLSVFVQWMANFAVGFSFPMLMAGLGISSTFFIFVALGICAILFVKRFMPETQGKSLEQVEAELKAAGTK